The Raphanus sativus cultivar WK10039 chromosome 6, ASM80110v3, whole genome shotgun sequence sequence TCTGTTTTTCTAGATCCTTTAATTGATTCTCGTTTCATTTTGTTAGTTTCTTAGTGTTTTGTGGATTTCAAAATTTAGATCTGCAAAATTTCGATTTCAAAATCCAGATCTGAAAAGATGTGGACGGATAGCGTGTGGATGGAGTTACGTGGACGCCTCAACAATTTGTGGACAGAGTAGAAGTAAGAAAGATTTATGGACGTCCTTAGCAAACTGACATAATTCTCAAGCTCTCATCCACAAAATATTTACTTTCTATCCCTCATGTGCGTTTTCACAATCTGccttttgtgtatttttgtgATTGATACTCCAACCTATATAATATGTTAAACCTAACTCTAGGTAATTTGTATTATGTGGATGCAATAGAATTGAAAAAGTGTATACGGATGGAATAGATACAAAAACGTTTTGTGGATGTAATAGATGTAAAAGAGTTTTGGACGGTAAGAAGGTTTTGTGGATATAATAGAATAGAAATAAGAAAGATTTTTGGATGGAATAAATTCATAAGTTTGGCCACAATTTAATGGACATAGTAGAAGTAAGAAATATTTGTGGACGGAATAAATGCACAGATCCGACCACAATTTAGAGTCAAACCGCAGTGAACCAATTTAAAAAAgacatttaataaatgaaacaCCAAACCGGGACGGTACCGGTTTTTCTTCCCTTCCCGCTATATACCAAACCCCATCAAACCAAACTTCATTTAACAAAAGGGCTTTCAAGACAAAACACATGAcgcagaagaagagaaagtaTGCAACAAGTGCAAAGTGGCCCGCGACgtaaacaaaagacaaaaagtAGTCCATTAGGTAAACGactcatgaaactagttcaTACCAATAACTTCTACtggaattaataaaatattgagtttaTCCGATCAAAGTCCCTACCGATGACAAgttaacaacacaatatataacacaTCAACCATCAAATAGTCGACGCGCCTAGATTTCGAAAATTTCTAAAAAGAGTAAAACATTTGGTTCCTTAGAAGAACAAAATGTGTCTTTTGTCCTCTGCCCTGGAAAAGAAAACTCTTTTCGCTCTAGGGTTTGGCTCAAGTGCTTCCACACTGCCGACTCCTTACCAATTGAAGACATTTCAGGCTTGAGAGATGGTTTTAGATTTGTCTGATTTAGAACCTGGCTGCTGTCAGATTCGAGACTTACCGGCTCCAAGCTGCAACAATGGTCAGGACGAGATGGGTAAGTTTGAGTATGTTTGTTTTAAACGATTTGTAGTTAAAATCTGGAGACTTTTGGCGTTTTGCGATGTTCTCGTGACAGAGAACTGCAAGATTGAATTTTTGGATAATTTGGATTTCAGATAATtttgacattttaaaaaataaaataatttttttgtttataaattatatttttgataattatttaaacataaatataatttaaaattaaaaatatttttagatatataaattgaatttgaattttcagataattttgacattttaaaaaataaaatattttttgtttataaattatatttttgatatttatttaaacataaatataatttaaaattaataatatttttagatatataaattgaatttGGATTTTCAGATAATCTATAATATTTTCGTTTATATACCAATTTGTGCAACCgctaaaataaattatttgctCTGCccagaaaaaggaaaaaaaaaaggaaaattgccCTTTATTtaacgaaaaaaaaataaaaggaaatacGTTTGTAACTTATAAAATTGTTTGTTAATAAATTATGGCCAATTTGGCTAGAAATACATGAAACCAAACATATTTGcgaatctatacaaagaaaagaTTATTTAGCTGCCCTGGATGAACAGAAGCGGGCACAACGGGTGGAAATTACTTCGGAGCCCCCATGCATACACGATGTTGGAGGAGTAGGGTGCAGGTCAGCTACGTAGGTAAATCTAGATAAGATACTAATGTTAGTTGCTGtctgaagaaaaaaagacattttCTCTCTATGTAATACCAATATTCCCGCTATGAGTAAAAATTGAAAATGGATATAAACTTATAAAGCTCGTGTTGTGGTGGAGAAAACGCAAgaacaagacttaggttcaccccctagtatataaacttatgaattcacctctttccttattttaattaaattgccgtaaatattaatatcacataaataaataaattataaattacaaaaaataaattttaaattataaattctaaattcaaaccctaaatctaaatcttagatcttaaattttaaaccaaaccataaaccctaaactcaaacctataccctaaatcctaaatctaaatttaaatactagaccctaaactcaaaccataaaccctaaactcaaactctaaaccctaaacccaaactctaaaccctaaatcctaaaccttaaacccaaactataaatcataaactccaAATTTTCAAAGAGTTcgggtttaaagtttaggatttagggtttagagtttgggtttagggtttagattttgggtttaagttttaggatttagggtttagagtttaaagtttgggtttagggtttatggtttgagtttagggtctagtatttaaattttgatttaagatttaggttatatagtttgagtttagggtataggtttgggtttagggtttaagttttggtttaaaattaaaaatctaagatttttgggtttagagttcgaatttagattttatgatttaaagttacttcttttgttatttataatttatttatttatgtgatattaatatttatgttaatataattgaaataaggaaagaggtgaatttataagttcacctcaggggtgaacctaagtattgttcccACCATTTCTATTCGCGCTATAGGGCTATAACCGGTATATCGAAAATAGGCACAGTGCTTTACCGGGTTCGCAAATAACtttgtttttatgtatataGCGTGCAATTGCCCATAAATTATTTGCTCTGCccagaaaaaggaaaaaaaaggaaaattgccCTTTATTTaacgaaaaaaaacaaaaggaaatacGTTTGTAACTTATAAAAGTGTTTGTAACTGAAGAAAATCTTTTCtaggtttttttctttttgtgtttacCAGTTCTTTCGAGACAATGGCGAAATCAACGCTTCTTCGCCCACAGTTCTTCCACAAACTTGTTCCTGGCTTCCACACTCACCTTGTAACCATCTCTCCtctactttttttcttttgtcttcgACCAGCTTTTAATCATAGATATTAATCATCTCTTTTTTACTTTCCTATTGTTTTCTTATATAGATAATTCCTGTAAACTTCTTCTCCAAGTATATAGAAGGAAGAAGCGTGGATAACACGGCTCAGCTGAAATCTGACTCGTCAGACATAACCTGGCAAGTGAAGATATCTGATCGGATACTCAGTGACGGATGGAGAGAGTTCGCCGTAGCTCATAGTCTTCAAACCGGCCACCTCATCCTTGTCAGATACGAAGGAGATATGGTCTTTCATGTCTCGGATTGCGGTGAGATTCCAAGCAACAacaacgatgatgatgatgataagcACTCACACCCAAGAATAGACGTTGATGATCTTCCTAATAAGAAGAGAGCGAAGACGAACAGTAATGAAACAGAAGCGGATTCTTATTCTTTAGACAACTCATATTTTGTGGCCACTGTCACGGCTTTCAATCTACTCATAGATACACTggtatgtatatacatatacttgTACATTTATCATACTAGTATAGTTTCATCATTCACTTGATCTGACTCTTGTGTTAAAACCTGGTGGTGTTTGCAGTATCTTCCGCAACACTTCACAAGCTCAAACGGTCTTAGAAAAGAATCCCATAAGATTGTTTTAATAGATGGAGAGGGAGGATCATGGACACTGGACCTGAGGTTCAATGATTCATCCGATACTTTTTACATGAACCGTTGGAGAAGTTTCTGTGAAGAAAACGGCCAAGAAGCTGGAGGCAACTTTACGTTTAAACTTGTTGGAAACGGGGAAACTCCTGTGCTATGTTTCTGCCCTACAGAATCTATCGGTAGTACAAGGCAAAGAGACTcttctgaagaagaagaagaggacaCAGAATGGGAGAGTGAGGAAGAAGACGAGCCATTAAAAGAGACAGAAAAGAAGAAGTGTGATCCAAAACGAAGAGCTGTGCCATATTCATCATACTCACCGTTGATATGGGAAGACACGACTCCTGCGTTTAGTTTGTGCTGTCCAGATCAATCTACCAGTGATAAAGATCAAGAAGAGTATTTCAAACGTATCAAGAAACACTCTCTCTACATAGATCCTGGCAGCAAAGAAGAGAACAGGTCATGGGAAAGAGATTCAACTCCATCAAGCCAAAACCCATTGGTAACAATAAAAATCAGACCCTACATTCTCACGTGTAATAGAATGGTAAGTTCTTAACTCTTGCACTCTTATTAGTTCTATCACATAAATGCAATATTTTAACTGTTCTTTCGAATATTTTTCCAGCGTCTTCCGCAGCTTTTCGTGACGGAGAGTAACATGAACAAGCCTGGAATGATATATCTGTTGGGAAAAGATGATAGGAAGTGGATGACAAATCTTGTGAAGGAAAGAGACGGGAGAATGAATTTGGGAAGCGGCTGGAAAGTTTTTGCTGAAGCAAACGGCTTTAAGCCAGGCGAATCCGTTACGTTGGAGTCAATATGGGAAGATGGGACTCCTATGATCAGGTTTTTCCGTACATGGTCTAACAACAGTTCAAAAGCTAACAAGAAAGAGTCGGTTTCCACGGAAGTCGTCACAGAGCCTAGAACGAGAGATTCATCTTCAGAGATCCATGACCGGTTCGTGACATTGACGTTATTACCTGAAGATGTCAAAGCCGGTGTACTGGTAAGTTCATCAAACAACTCTTGTATCAAGACATAtgaattatttagtttttgtcTTGAACTCTAATTGGTAACGAGATGTGTGtttgttcaaatatttttatgcaGATGCTTCCTAGTCAGTTCTTGAAGGTTAATGGCATCAACAAACTTGAGAAGATAACTATTGTGGCTGAAAACAAAATGGAGTTGTCAGGATGTCTGTTGTCAAGAGGTGGAACTGTTGCTTTGGAAAATGGTTGGGGTGAATTTTGTGAAGCTAATGGCGTAAAGCTAGGAGAATCTTTCACTTTGGAGTTCATTAAGAAACCAGACAAAACAGCTCATGTATTTAAGTTTTGTTCTCCTGAGACTAACAAATAGTACCAAAAATGTTAGTTACAGCAGTTCCAGGTAGTGACAACTCTTCATGGTTGTAATCGATAATACAAGTTGAACTTTTGATGAGTCATTCTTCGTGTAGTGCATGTCTATTCTTTGCATTTGACTTTGTTAGTAACACAATATAAGCACAAACTACTGTTCCACATGTTAGCAAAAAAACTAGTGTTCCACATGATCTCCAGTGATAATCAGAATAACATGAACAAAGTGTTAATACTTTTTCAACcaagaaaaacatagaaaatgttAAGTATATAGATCATGCTTGCTCAATTACTTTAGCTCACTCTTAAATTTCTGAAGTCAAATCTCACTTTTGAGTTTATCGAAACACATGGAGACTAGTAGAGTGCACGTGTCTTCCTCTGAAACCAAGCCCCTTAAATGAATATACAGGAAACAAGTAACAAATAGCGCAgcaataaatatatacttattacaTACTAACCGTCTCCAGTTTCAGGAAAGAAAAGTCTTGCACAAAATTCACTCAAGGCTCTCTGAGCTTGGTGAAAATGTTGTGTTTCTTACACACTTTCCACCATGAAATTCCAGTGTAGAGCCAGAGTGAGAGGTATCTAGAAACTTGGAGAAAAATGGTGAACCAACATTTCTTTCAGCCTCTTCTTCCCGGCTTCCACAGCCTCTTGGTAACTcaatctctcttctttcttttaaaaatctttCCAAGAGAAGCTAATTTAGAAAGATGGTTCTGGTTTCTGTATATGCATGTTGCTTCAGACCATTCCTGCAGCCTTCTGCTCCAAGCTAGTAGAAGGAAGGAATGAGCACACGACTACGGCGAAGCTGAGATCAGACGTGTCGGATATAGCCTGGGAAGTGAAGATAGAAGATGGCCGGAAACTCACCGACGGTTGGAAAGAGTTTGCTCTCGCGCATGATCTTCGAGTTGGTGACATTGTCATTTTCAGACAAGAGAAAGACATGGCTTTCCACGTTACTCTTTTCGGTCCCAGTTGCTGTGAGATTCAGTACGGATCGTGTTTGGAAGACAAGAACAAACTCAAGCTCAGTGAGTTGTTTACAATAGAGAGAACCAGCTTTGATTATGACAAGTTGGTTTTTTAttctttggtctttgtttgttttcaggGAAGATtcaaaacaagaagaataaaAGAAGATATGTAGAGTCTTCTTCTTCGCTAGATCCCTCTTGTTTTATGAATTACGTGAGGCCTTCAAGCCTCCGAGATAACAGACTGGTACTCTCTACTCCTAACTTGAACCAAAAACTCTTATTATAGTTGTCTGAATTTGATCAGAACCATGTATCTGTTGAAATGAATTTTCCAGAATCTTCCAAAGCGTTTTGTGAAGGCAAATGGTCTAGAAACAAGATGTGGAGAGATTGTTCTGATGGATGAAAAGGGTAGATCATGGAATTTCAGATtgacacaaaaaaaatcatgtggAACTATTGCTGTGGCAGGAGGGTGGACAAGTTTTTGTAGGGCCAACGGGCTTAGAGCTGGAAGTTTATTTACTTTCAAACTGATCAAAAGAGGAGACGCTCTGGTTCTACTTAAGTCCCCCTCCTCCACAAAGTCTGCAGAAGAAGATTGCTTAGAAGCTAATGAGATAGAGTTGGACAGCGAAGAAGAGAGCAACCAAGATGAGAAAAGCTTCAAGAAGCCTAGACTGCTATGGAAAGCCTCTACATTTTCACCATCTCAAAAAAAGCCTAGATCCTTTTGGAAAGCCTCTACATCTTCACCAAGCCAAAACCTATTTGTGACATTAACTCTCAAAACTTGTGACGTCAGAAACTCCAGACTGGTCAGTTTCATCAACAATCCCTTTGTGTTGTTAATTCCATCAGAGTCTTGaaccttttcctttttttgcaGTTTCTTCCTGTAAATTACACAAGGCTGCATGGCATCAACAAGGAAACTAAAATGACTATGTTGGATAAAAATGGTGTGAAGTGGTCCACGGCTCTACGGTCTGAGAAGAATGGTGGTGATAGAATAAGACTAGTAGGAGGTTGGAAAGAGTTCTTCAAAGCTAACTGTGTGGAGATTGGTGAATCCATCATTGTGAAGCTGATTTGGGAAGGAGACAAAAGTTGTGTCCTTAAGTTCTACTCCAAGGTGAAGCAAGAGACCAAATTAAACTGTAGCTGAGTGTGTTCTTTTTTGATCTTTTGTAAGTACCCAAGACGAATTGTAATGAATCAATGTTGCTTTTAGGTTTGTTGTAGGACCCCAGTGTGGGATCTGTGACTGTGAGTGTTGAATTAGACTTCAGTTGAGAATTCTCTGATTTCAAGAGGTCTCAACATCTTACAAAAACTACCGAAGATGGAGGTGGATAAAGAAACACTTGAAGCCACTGAAGTAAAAGGTGGCAACAAAGCACATAACAGGCCGTTGACATCAAATTTTTGTCCTTATTTGTAGTATAAGTGTAGTGTGGTGGGTGAGATTGGAGGAAACGACTATAACTATGGTTTCTTCCAAGGCAGTGCCATGCAAGACATAATCCGAGCTGGTGGAATTAATGTGGTCGTTCCAACATCCTTTTTCTGTTTTCCGATTTGCTTAACCCCTTTCCACAGTGAAAATTCCACAAACGAGAAAGGTTGCTTGAATCATTGTAATATTTTAACTAGATCATGACAGAACgggtgttaattttttttttatctttgttcgtactaaatgttatacatgattgctatgtgtattaattttaaattttgagaaataaaaaatgtgtttaaatgtgtttaaataaacaatgtaCTAATGTGATTCCTTTGGCACGCTGCTGCAATCTTTACaccatataaaatagaaaaagaaacagatttataaattaatagaatagaaaaaaaacttgatgataaaaaaaaaaaacttataaaagctGAAACAAATGCAAGTACAGATTCATCTGCGAGGATGCATTCGAATGTGTCACCTCCAAAACCGGTGTTTTGTTTCCAACAATGAAGAACTTTAACTCGAATTTTCCAATTGTTTCTTAAAGGTTTCACACCATCTATCATAACTAAAGtgctgtttatttttattacaaatactATGTCTAATTTGTATATAATCATGGCAGAGATTATGGTTGCACATTTGAGTTGATCAGATATATTAGTATCTAATTTCTATGTATGTGACGATTCATATGTATCTTAGTattcttactatatatatattatatataatttcaatatggacaaacagatgAATGGTATGTATTTCATAGGAatgatatctatatattatatctatatattatatataattgcaatatggacaaacagatgaattatgtaaaattgcaatataattgtaagatttagtttcagagcaatggtacgtattatattcttagtatataaatgGACATGTAATAATGATACGTATTAAATCCACATGTAGTAATATGTGGAAACCGTATAtggtatatattataaataagagatgatgtttaatttaaatataagaggtccacctttaaaatccacctagaagaagttgtaatgtttctgttttaataagatagattactAACTAGAACTTACCTTCCGCCTATTTAATTTAACTTGTATTCAACTTAAATTCATAAACcgatgatttaataaaaaaaattcatgtatatttCTTATGTTTagtaatttacatataaattaaaatatattattttataatatagatattagataatattttttatttctacttaatattatattaaaaatttataacttgatacaatttgatataattgtattattcatatattaatttattgtttttttgttaatttattttaaaatgaaacaacatgtttttattattaattttatgatattttttgttaaaattgaaCTCTCGAAattatttgactaaactaataaagtaatactatatttaaaaattattttatataatatatactatatatatttcaatttgtgtttttattttcaccacaaaaaaatattgtaattaattaatttaaattgattttaaacgTAGTgttaaaatctgtaaataagaaaaatataaaaaaatatttaatttattgtaaacaCAATGACTAAATGCgcaaataaaaaactatttaatcTGCTATTTATGGTTTCAAACAATTCTTATTTATcatgttatctatgtttccaaacaataccaAAATGTagttcaattttaataatatagataatataaatGCATGTATTAATAACtaagtataaaattatttagccCGCATAAGCGGACGAAACACCTAGTTATCTTAATATTTAGAATGTATAATTTGAGATCATTATCTTCttgtaactttttttaatattattaaaataaattttaaaaatctagaATTAGAAGTTAGAGTTAAAGAGGTGTTTAGGTAGAGTTTaaacttttagaaaataaataagtaaGTTTAAAAgtactttcaaaattttaaagaattattataaaaatatttaaaatttgattctgGAAGCATATGattcaaaaacaataaaaagtatttttatttaaacaattattgatacatatatatatacttttaacaAAATTTCTTTTGGTGGTTTTTTTGGAGACAAAAACTCAAAAGAACTATTTGAAAGTATCCCAAAACTTATACCAAAATGTCATAATAACAAAGATTTAAGAGGGCTAATTTTGTTGAGAGAGTattaagagaaagaaagaaaaaaggaagCAGAGTAGAATCTCTCGGCATCTCcgaatctgaagaagaagaaaggttgGAGATCGACTTTAGATGCATGAAGTTGGATTAACGTGGGATCTCAATTTCTTCACGCAGCTTCTACTCaccctcttcttcctctccatCGGCCTCCTCTTCTTCGTCAAACGAACGGCCGCCAAGTACTTCGACGCCGGCGCCTCCGGTGGTTTCGACAGCTACCACCGCCGAGATTCCATGGTTCCCGACACGGCTGAATGCCACGTCTGCGGGAAGCTCACCACCAAGAAGTGCTCTCGTTGCAAATCCGTTCGATACTGGTATCACCCACCAAACCActccttctcctcttctttgATTAGGGTTTAATGTAGACCAGATAGAATTAAAAACATGGTCGTGTCCAATTGTGCTTTCCATGACTTCTTTTGTTATTACAGAACAGAACAGTCTTGCTTTGTCCGAAAGTTTTGATATTTAGCCAATCCTCTAGATTTATCAATGTTTGTTTACGTTTATATAGAACAATCTTGCTTTTGTCTGAAATTTTAGggtataatgttttttttttaaataattggtTTTGTATTTGTCTgattgtctctctctctctgtgttaTTTGCTACTTAGCTCTGCGGAGTGCCAAAAGTCAGACTGGAACTCAGGGCATAAACGACAATGCAAGGTGTTTAAGAGTTCTGACTCGTCATCACCCGTGAGAAGGGATCATCATGATCTCGATTTCAAAGCTTCTCTCTTTGGGAATAACTCTGCATCGGCTCCTCCTAAGCTAATGAGCCAAAGCAAAGCTGTCGTCGTCAAGCCAGGAGATGTAATGTGCCTTATTTTTTACTCATCCTCTTGTTGAAAGTCCAGTtttgatctgatttttttgCAGGTTCTTTTCCCATACGAGACTTTTGTTAACTATTTTAACTGGGACAAACCTACATTGGCTCCTTGTGGGCTCACCAATTGTGGAAACAGGTTTTTTGTTAAAAGcaaaattcttcttttttttttacagtctgtttttttttcttatgttaaAAAATCCTATTTCAGTTGTTTCGCCAATGTGGTTCTACAATGCCTTTCATGGACACGCCCTCTTGTTGCCTACCTACTGGAGAGAGGCCACAAGAGACAAtgtaagttttttctttttcttttaattcggaggagattttttttaaatgctttcacaattattttaattgttggtttggtttgatagGTAGGCGCAATGATTGGTGCTTCTTCTGTGAATTTGAAACTCATCTCGAAAGAGCAAACATGAGCCGGTTTCCCTTTTCACCAATGAACATTATCTCCCGGTTGCCTAACATTGGTGGCAATCTTGGGTATGGGAGACAGGAAGATGCTCATGAGTTGATGAGGTCAGCAACTGTTACTCAGTTTCCTTCAGTCAAATCTGTCAGCTAATagcttttaaaaacttaatgtgttttttttaggTTTGTAATTGACATGATGCAATCTGTTTGCCTCGATGAATTTGGTGGAGAAAAAGTGGTGCCTCCTAGTGCCCAAGAAACAACACTTATCCAACACATATTTGGCGGTCTCCTTCAGTCACAGGTAATGAATGTTTCCTAATACAATAAATGTGTCAGTAAGGCATATTAATGTTAGTCAAGTGATATCTCTCACTCAATGCGTTTTTTTTCAATGAAACTTTTTGCAGGTCCAGTGTACTGTTTGCAGTAATGTTTCTGATCAGTATGAAAATATGATGGATTTAACTGTTGAGATCCACGGGGATGCGATATCTTTGGAGGAATGTCTCGATCAGTTCACTGCTAAAGAGTGGCTTCAGGGAGATAACCTTTACAAATGTGAtaggtattttatttatttatttatattcctTCTTAAGACATGGTTGATATGTCCATCTTGTGTTTCTGAAAGTTTttttgtctctctttttttccaGATGTAATGACTATGTGAAGGCATGTAAGCGCCTTTCAATTCGTTCTGCTCCTAATATTCTTACAATTGCCTTGAAAAGATTCCAGGtttttttttactctctcaCTTTTACTCTCTTTTTACCTCTGATGGTGGTTTTGCTAATAACTCAGAAACTATGTTACAGGGTGGGAGGTTTGGTAAACTGAACAAAAGAATTGGTTTTCCCGAGACAATTGATCTTGGCCCTTACACGAGCGGTGGAGGGGAAGGTTCAGATGTGTACAATCTTTACGCTGTGATTGTCCACTTAGATATGTTGAATGCCTCTTTTTTTGGTCACTACATTTGCTACGTGAAGGACTTCCGAGGAGACTGGTACCGAACAGACGATTCTGAGGTAGGAAtcatcttttcttcttttttttttttttttaaatcaactcttgttgttttgtttgttgACATAAACGAAAAatacttgcaggttgaaaaggTTGAACTAGAAGATGTCCTTTCTCAACGAGCATACATGCTCCTCTACAGCAGGAAGAGCCTTTCATCTTTTTTAGTGTTTTAGATTTTACAAGAAGAATATGTATTTTACTTGTGCAACAAGAAAGAATCTTGTATTAAGAGAATAACATCTGATGTTGGTTGGTGCAGGGTTCAGACCAGACCATCAAGCCTTAGACCCGAAGAAGTTCAAGATGAAAAGAAAACAGATGCATTAAAAACAGAATCTAGCC is a genomic window containing:
- the LOC108806384 gene encoding ubiquitin carboxyl-terminal hydrolase 19 — its product is MHEVGLTWDLNFFTQLLLTLFFLSIGLLFFVKRTAAKYFDAGASGGFDSYHRRDSMVPDTAECHVCGKLTTKKCSRCKSVRYCSAECQKSDWNSGHKRQCKVFKSSDSSSPVRRDHHDLDFKASLFGNNSASAPPKLMSQSKAVVVKPGDVLFPYETFVNYFNWDKPTLAPCGLTNCGNSCFANVVLQCLSWTRPLVAYLLERGHKRQCRRNDWCFFCEFETHLERANMSRFPFSPMNIISRLPNIGGNLGYGRQEDAHELMRFVIDMMQSVCLDEFGGEKVVPPSAQETTLIQHIFGGLLQSQVQCTVCSNVSDQYENMMDLTVEIHGDAISLEECLDQFTAKEWLQGDNLYKCDRCNDYVKACKRLSIRSAPNILTIALKRFQGGRFGKLNKRIGFPETIDLGPYTSGGGEGSDVYNLYAVIVHLDMLNASFFGHYICYVKDFRGDWYRTDDSEVEKVELEDVLSQRAYMLLYSRVQTRPSSLRPEEVQDEKKTDALKTESSQDSSVESSGEGVTDTSVSSLCNGIISHSEGSSPSSSVTVSEKEGEVAERVDTLDSESNPSIDMEHDSGTDHQEEGEAAKGKENPTVEEPAVDSSSCSDNTASSPSAATENPTVEDPACSDIATSSPSAAIKSKHQEEKEDSDTKMIDDAH
- the LOC108808545 gene encoding putative B3 domain-containing protein REM15 translates to MVNQHFFQPLLPGFHSLLTIPAAFCSKLVEGRNEHTTTAKLRSDVSDIAWEVKIEDGRKLTDGWKEFALAHDLRVGDIVIFRQEKDMAFHVTLFGPSCCEIQYGSCLEDKNKLKLRKIQNKKNKRRYVESSSSLDPSCFMNYVRPSSLRDNRLNLPKRFVKANGLETRCGEIVLMDEKGRSWNFRLTQKKSCGTIAVAGGWTSFCRANGLRAGSLFTFKLIKRGDALVLLKSPSSTKSAEEDCLEANEIELDSEEESNQDEKSFKKPRLLWKASTFSPSQKKPRSFWKASTSSPSQNLFVTLTLKTCDVRNSRLFLPVNYTRLHGINKETKMTMLDKNGVKWSTALRSEKNGGDRIRLVGGWKEFFKANCVEIGESIIVKLIWEGDKSCVLKFYSKVKQETKLNCS
- the LOC108808546 gene encoding B3 domain-containing protein REM12-like, yielding MAKSTLLRPQFFHKLVPGFHTHLIIPVNFFSKYIEGRSVDNTAQLKSDSSDITWQVKISDRILSDGWREFAVAHSLQTGHLILVRYEGDMVFHVSDCGEIPSNNNDDDDDKHSHPRIDVDDLPNKKRAKTNSNETEADSYSLDNSYFVATVTAFNLLIDTLYLPQHFTSSNGLRKESHKIVLIDGEGGSWTLDLRFNDSSDTFYMNRWRSFCEENGQEAGGNFTFKLVGNGETPVLCFCPTESIGSTRQRDSSEEEEEDTEWESEEEDEPLKETEKKKCDPKRRAVPYSSYSPLIWEDTTPAFSLCCPDQSTSDKDQEEYFKRIKKHSLYIDPGSKEENRSWERDSTPSSQNPLVTIKIRPYILTCNRMRLPQLFVTESNMNKPGMIYLLGKDDRKWMTNLVKERDGRMNLGSGWKVFAEANGFKPGESVTLESIWEDGTPMIRFFRTWSNNSSKANKKESVSTEVVTEPRTRDSSSEIHDRFVTLTLLPEDVKAGVLMLPSQFLKVNGINKLEKITIVAENKMELSGCLLSRGGTVALENGWGEFCEANGVKLGESFTLEFIKKPDKTAHVFKFCSPETNK